Within the Butyrivibrio sp. AE3004 genome, the region CACCACTCGCTATTCTTGTTACTTTAATGCCTGTAGGCTTAATCAGTTTACTGATATACATACCTGTCGTTTCACCCTCAAGACTTGAGTTGGTCGCTATAATAACCTCATCTACCGTTTCAGTCTGAAGCCTCTGAACAAGTTCCTTGAGTTTTATATCTCCCGGTCCGATCCCAAGCATGGGAGATATTGCTCCATGAAGAACATGGTATACTCCATCATACTTTCCTGTCTTCTCGTATGCCGCAAGATCTCTTGTATTTTCAACCACCATTATGGTTCTGTGGTCTCTCTTTTCATTGGCACAGATTGGACAGACTTCATCATCAGTAAGCGTACAACATTTGCTGCAATAGTGAACATTTTCCCTTGCATCTGTCAAAGATTTAGCTAATCTCTGAACTCTGTCCTTGGGAAGTCCAATTATATAAAAAGCCAGTCTCTGAGCCGACTTACCTCCAATACCCGGAAGAGAAGAAAGCTCTTCGATCAGTCTGTTAATATGTCCGCTGTAAAGATCCATTAAAATGAAAGTCCTCCGAGACCTCCAAGGCCGCCTGTCATCTTACCCATAATGTCACCCTGTGCTTTTTCCGCAAGGTCCATAGCCTCATTAACAGCTGCAACTATCATATCCTGAAGCATCTCTACATCATCGGGATCAACTGCATCCTGAGCAATTGTTATCGACTGGAGCTTCTTGCCTCCCGTAACAACGGCTTCTACAGCTCCGCCTCCTGCACTTGCTTTAAATTCCTTGGTCTCCAGTTCTTTCTGACTTTCTTCCATCTGGCGCTGCATACGCTGTGCCTGCTTCATTAAATTATTCATGTTACCCGGCATACCTCCCGGGAATCCACCTCTTTTTGCCATTTATTAAATCCTCCTGTCTGTTTTAATCTTCATCATGGTCCTTCTCTTCGAAGGCGTTTTCTTCATCCATGGCCTGTTGGTCGTTATATGCATCTTCGGGTATATTACCCTCATCATATTCTGCTGCCATCCTGCTAGCCTCATAAGCTGCATCCATGGCTTCCTGCATCTCATAATCATCATCGAATCCGGTAATTATATCACCTCCGGAATTCTCAATTTCCAAAGCGTCAGACTCACCGTCATAAATTTCGGAATTTTCATGGTTTTCAGTTTCAGTTGCATCTACTTCACTTACCTCTGTATCTTTTGTTTGTAGCTCCAAAGGCAGTTCCGGCATCTCCTCTTCTTCCTCAACCACTATATCAAATTGGATATTGTTAAGACTTACATATTGTTCTTCAACCGGCCTTTCATTATCAGCATAACGCATCTCAAAATCTATGTGTTTACCAATTGCTTCATCAAGCACAGCCGAAAGTTCACTTTTACCCGGATCTTCATTATACTTAAGAACCCGTTCCTTATTATCAAGCACAATAAAAAGCTTATTGTCATTTCCCTGACTAAGGATAGCTTTTTCCATGTAGACGCGCATGGGCATTCCCATTTTCACAAGAATTCTTCCCCAATTGTTCACTACTTTTTTTACATCCTCGGCAACTGCACTTTCAAGGACTTTAGCTTTTGCAGGTCCGGCATCTTTTCCCTGAATATCACCAGTTGTATTTCCGGCAGTTGTGCCTGCTGCACCAACAGTTATTTGGCCACTTTTAATGCCTCCTATGACTCCGTCAAGCTCTTTACTTTTATCTTCCAGAATTCTTATTCTGTCAAGAAGCGCATCACTTCCCTCCTCCATCTGAGGTTTGCAGAGTCTTATAAGAGCAACCTCTATCAGGATACGTTTCTGGGGTGCATATCGCAAGCTCTGTGAAAGTTCCGAGAACACTCTGATATATCTCATTATTGTTTCTACGTCAGATTCTTTAGCAAGTTCCTTCAAAATTTTAAGATTGTCAGTGGACATATCCACTGCATCCTCCATATTGTCGGATGTGCTTACAAGCATAAGATTTCTCAGGTACCAGATAAAATCGTTCACAAACTGCGACAGTTCACGTCCCTGGATTACTATTTCAGACAATAGATTCAGTGCTCCTGTAACGTCCTGCTTTATCAAATGCGAAAAGAGCCTGCCGAATATCTCGGTGTCAACTGCCCCAAGAACTCCAAGTACTCTGTCATAAGTAAGTTCTTCGCCGTAATTAAATGCAATACACTGATCAAGAAGACTCAGAGAGTCCCTCATAGAGCCGTCTGCTGCCTTGGCAACATAGCGAAGGGCTTTTTCTTCAACCTGAATGCCTTCTTTGGTAACTACCTCCCTAAGTCTGTCGGCAATTGTATCAATCGTAATTCTGTGGAAATCATATCTCTGACATCTGGACAGAATCGTTATCGGAATCTTCTGAACCTCTGTAGTTGCCAAGATAAAAATAACATAAGACGGAGGCTCCTCAAGACTTTTCAACAGTGCATTAAAAGCTCCCGTTGAGAGCATATGAACCTCGTCTATAATATATACCTTATATTTTCCAACAGTCGGTGAATATGAGATCTCGTCAATAATCTCTCGGATGTTGTCTACGCCGTTATTGGATGCAGCATCAATCTCGATAACATTCCCCATTGCAGCACCGGACTCTATTGCCTTGCAAGTCGGACATTCACCGCAAGGGCTTCCATCTTGTGGATTCTCGCAATTAACTGCTCTTGCCAGAATCTTGGCAACTGATGTCTTGCCGGTTCCGCGAGTTCCGCAAAACAGGTACGCATGACCGATTCTGTCTGATTTTATCTGATTCTTTAGCGTAGTCACTATATGATCCTGTCCTTTGACGTCATCAAAGACAGGAGGTCTGAATTTTCTATATAAAGCTACGTATGCCATTAATAACCCCATTCGCCAAGCGAATATATACTATCGAAGTTACTCTATAAAAATATCGTTTCAAAAAATCCGCCGGGCTTTTTCATACTCCAATCATCTAATTATACTCAATTAAGTCCTCATCAACAATAGTTTATTGACTTAAGAAAACATGGCTCGTATAATAAAAAAGCATGCATGAGTATAGCATGTATTGTAAGGAGTCGTATCAAAGTGGTCGTAATGAGGCGCACTCGAAATGCGTTTGTCCTTTTTGGGCACGAGGGTTCGAATCCCTCCGACTCCGTTCATAATTCTTTGTTTTTAATTTTCTGATAAACAAGACAAAAACTAAGGAGCATCTCCTCTTCGGAATGCTCCTTAAATTTTTATCACAATTCGTGTTTTACCTT harbors:
- the recR gene encoding recombination mediator RecR; this translates as MDLYSGHINRLIEELSSLPGIGGKSAQRLAFYIIGLPKDRVQRLAKSLTDARENVHYCSKCCTLTDDEVCPICANEKRDHRTIMVVENTRDLAAYEKTGKYDGVYHVLHGAISPMLGIGPGDIKLKELVQRLQTETVDEVIIATNSSLEGETTGMYISKLIKPTGIKVTRIASGVPVGGDLEYIDEVTLLRALEGRTEL
- a CDS encoding YbaB/EbfC family nucleoid-associated protein, whose product is MAKRGGFPGGMPGNMNNLMKQAQRMQRQMEESQKELETKEFKASAGGGAVEAVVTGGKKLQSITIAQDAVDPDDVEMLQDMIVAAVNEAMDLAEKAQGDIMGKMTGGLGGLGGLSF
- the dnaX gene encoding DNA polymerase III subunit gamma/tau — translated: MAYVALYRKFRPPVFDDVKGQDHIVTTLKNQIKSDRIGHAYLFCGTRGTGKTSVAKILARAVNCENPQDGSPCGECPTCKAIESGAAMGNVIEIDAASNNGVDNIREIIDEISYSPTVGKYKVYIIDEVHMLSTGAFNALLKSLEEPPSYVIFILATTEVQKIPITILSRCQRYDFHRITIDTIADRLREVVTKEGIQVEEKALRYVAKAADGSMRDSLSLLDQCIAFNYGEELTYDRVLGVLGAVDTEIFGRLFSHLIKQDVTGALNLLSEIVIQGRELSQFVNDFIWYLRNLMLVSTSDNMEDAVDMSTDNLKILKELAKESDVETIMRYIRVFSELSQSLRYAPQKRILIEVALIRLCKPQMEEGSDALLDRIRILEDKSKELDGVIGGIKSGQITVGAAGTTAGNTTGDIQGKDAGPAKAKVLESAVAEDVKKVVNNWGRILVKMGMPMRVYMEKAILSQGNDNKLFIVLDNKERVLKYNEDPGKSELSAVLDEAIGKHIDFEMRYADNERPVEEQYVSLNNIQFDIVVEEEEEMPELPLELQTKDTEVSEVDATETENHENSEIYDGESDALEIENSGGDIITGFDDDYEMQEAMDAAYEASRMAAEYDEGNIPEDAYNDQQAMDEENAFEEKDHDED